A single window of Canis lupus familiaris isolate Mischka breed German Shepherd chromosome 7, alternate assembly UU_Cfam_GSD_1.0, whole genome shotgun sequence DNA harbors:
- the CD34 gene encoding hematopoietic progenitor cell antigen CD34 precursor (The RefSeq protein has 2 substitutions compared to this genomic sequence) encodes MLAGRGARAGGGLPRGWTALCLLSLLPFGFTNTETVITPTTVPTSTEIMSAVSENTSKREAITLTPSGTTTLYSVSQDSSGTTATISETTVHVTSTSEITLTPGTMNSSVQSQTSLAITVSFTPTNFSTSSVTLEPSLLPGNGSDPPYNSTSLVTSPTEYYTSLSPTPSRNDTPSTIKGEIKCSGVKEVKLNQGICLELNETSSCEDFKKDNEEKLTQVLCEKEPAEAGAGVCSLLLAQSEVRPHCLLLVLANKTELFSKLQLLRKHQSDLKKLGIRDFTEQDVGSHQSYSRKTLIALVTSGILLAVLGTTGYFLMNRRSWSPTGERLGEDPYYTENGGGQGYSSGPGVSPEAQGKASVNRGPQENGTGQATSRNGHSARQHMVADTEL; translated from the exons CCTTTGGGTTCACAAACACGGAAACCGTGATTACTCCTACCACAGTGCCAACCTCCACAGAAATAATGTCAGCTGTCTCTGAGAATACATCCAAACGGGAAGCCATCACACTAACTCCTTCTGGAACTACCACCCTGTACTCTGTCTCTCAAGACAGCAGTGGGACCACAGCAACCATCTCAG AGACTACAGTCCATGTCACATCTACCTCTGAGATCACCCTAACGCCTGGGACCATGAACTCTTCTGTTCAGTCGCAGACCTCTTTAGCTATCACGGTATCTTTTACCCCAACCAACTTTTCAACTTCAAGTGTGACCTTGGAGCCCAGCCTGCTACCTGGAAATGGTTCGGATCCCCCCTACAACAGCACCAGCCTTGTGACATCCCCCACGGAATATTATACATCACTTTCTCCTACCCCAAGTAGAAATGACACCCCAAGTACCATCAAG GGAGAAATCAAATGTTCCGGAGTCAAAGAAGTGAAATTGAACCAAGGTATCTGCCTAGAGCTAAATGAGACCTCCAGCTGT GAGGACTTTAAGAAAGATAACGAAGAAAAACTGACCCAAGTCCTGTGTGAGAAGGAGCCAGCTGAGGCTGGGGCCGGGGTGTGCTCCCTGCTTCTGGCCCAGTCTGAGGTGAGGCCTCACTGCCTGCTGCTGGTCTTGGCCAACAAAACAG AACTTTTCAGTAAACTCCAACTTCTGAGAAAGCACCAGTCTGACCTGAAAAAG CTGGGGATCCGAGACTTCACTGAACAAGATGTTGGGAGCCACCAGAGCTATTCCCGCAAGACCCTGATTGCACTGGTCACCTCAGGGATCCTGCTGGCTGTCTTGGGCACCACTGGTTACTTCCTGATGAACCGCCGCAGTTGGAGCCCTACAGGAGAAAGGCTG GGCGAAGACCCTTATTACACGGAGAACGGTGGAGGCCAGGGCTATAGCTCAGGCCCTGGGGCCTCCCCTGAGGCTCAGGGAAAGGCCAGTGTGAACCGAGGGGCTCAGGAGAACGGGACCGGCCAGGCCACGTCCAGAAACGGCCATTCAGCAAGACAACACATGGTGGCTGATACAGAATTGTGA